From a single Larimichthys crocea isolate SSNF chromosome XIII, L_crocea_2.0, whole genome shotgun sequence genomic region:
- the dazl gene encoding deleted in azoospermia-like isoform X1 encodes MDINKPRNSNQTSPSLKLSNGYILPEGKLTPNALFVGGIDTNVDENEMRDFFARYGTVKEVKIITYRGGICKGYGFVYFSEEVNIQTIVEQQISFKGRKLKLGPAIMKERSSRSMPSRLISPAPWMSPTQYFYCACCSPVGGGVAQPSPVLSGGNPYNQMYSYSNFGGVMMPQMPVNYAQNAYPYQYTPPQWTADQRTRPVNQNFVDCGVQTMLTVL; translated from the exons ATG gATATCAACAAGCCCAGAAACAGCAACCAGACTTCGCCTTCTCTGAAGCTGTCAAATGGCTACATCCTACCTGAGGGCAAACTGACTCCCAATGCCCTCTTTGTTGGTGGGATTGACACGAAT gtggatgaaaatgaaatgcgGGACTTCTTTGCCAGATATGGTACTGTTAAGGAAGTTAAAATTATCACGTACCGTGGAGGGATCTGCAAAGG GTATGGGTTTGTGTACTTCAGCGAAGAAGTCAACATTCAGACAATCGTGGAG CAACAGATCAGTTTTAAGGGCCGGAAACTCAAGCTGGGCCCTGCCATCATGAAAGAAAGGAGCTCTC GGTCCATGCCATCCCGTCTGATCAGCCCAGCACCTTGGATGAGCCCCACTCAGTACTTCTACTGCGCTTGCTGCTCACCCGTGGGAGGGGGTGTGGCACAACCTTCGCCCGTCCTCAGTGGAGGAAACCCCTACAATCAg ATGTACTCCTACTCCAACTTTGGAGGGGTCATGATGCCACAGATGCCAGTGAACTACGCACAGAACGCCTACCCCTACCAG TACACTCCACCTCAATGGACGGCGGACCAGAGGACACGGCCTGTCAATCAG AACTTTGTGGACTGTGGAGTCCAGACTATGTTGACTGTGCTGTAG
- the dazl gene encoding deleted in azoospermia-like isoform X2 has protein sequence MDINKPRNSNQTSPSLKLSNGYILPEGKLTPNALFVGGIDTNVDENEMRDFFARYGTVKEVKIITYRGGICKGYGFVYFSEEVNIQTIVEQQISFKGRKLKLGPAIMKERSSRSMPSRLISPAPWMSPTQYFYCACCSPVGGGVAQPSPVLSGGNPYNQMYSYSNFGGVMMPQMPVNYAQNAYPYQNFVDCGVQTMLTVL, from the exons ATG gATATCAACAAGCCCAGAAACAGCAACCAGACTTCGCCTTCTCTGAAGCTGTCAAATGGCTACATCCTACCTGAGGGCAAACTGACTCCCAATGCCCTCTTTGTTGGTGGGATTGACACGAAT gtggatgaaaatgaaatgcgGGACTTCTTTGCCAGATATGGTACTGTTAAGGAAGTTAAAATTATCACGTACCGTGGAGGGATCTGCAAAGG GTATGGGTTTGTGTACTTCAGCGAAGAAGTCAACATTCAGACAATCGTGGAG CAACAGATCAGTTTTAAGGGCCGGAAACTCAAGCTGGGCCCTGCCATCATGAAAGAAAGGAGCTCTC GGTCCATGCCATCCCGTCTGATCAGCCCAGCACCTTGGATGAGCCCCACTCAGTACTTCTACTGCGCTTGCTGCTCACCCGTGGGAGGGGGTGTGGCACAACCTTCGCCCGTCCTCAGTGGAGGAAACCCCTACAATCAg ATGTACTCCTACTCCAACTTTGGAGGGGTCATGATGCCACAGATGCCAGTGAACTACGCACAGAACGCCTACCCCTACCAG AACTTTGTGGACTGTGGAGTCCAGACTATGTTGACTGTGCTGTAG